In Bacillus sp. Cs-700, one genomic interval encodes:
- the opp3C gene encoding oligopeptide ABC transporter permease, whose translation MKQEKLHDISDDMFQPADIDSSENEQIARESTGFWKDAWRRLKKNPGAITGLIIIVAIILLAIFGPGMNEHSYSEQELTRAKLPAKVPVLENIDFLGVNGVDIRGTDQYEAKGYEDEYFWFGTDEFGRDQWTRVWQGTRISLFIAAAAAFIDFVIGVAYGGISAYYGGRVDNYLQRIIEVLVGIPNLILIILFILIFEPGIFSIILALSVTGWIGMSRIVRGQVLKLKTQEFVLASRTLGATSGRVIGKHLIPNVLGQIIITTMFTIPNAIFFEAFLSFIGLGLRPPEASLGSIINNGFKSLQIYPHLVLWPSIIISLIMIAFNLLGDGLRDAFDPKLRK comes from the coding sequence ATGAAACAAGAAAAACTACACGACATCTCAGACGACATGTTTCAACCCGCTGATATTGATTCTTCTGAAAATGAACAAATAGCACGTGAAAGCACAGGGTTTTGGAAAGATGCGTGGAGAAGATTAAAAAAGAATCCTGGGGCTATTACTGGACTCATTATCATCGTTGCGATTATTTTACTTGCGATTTTTGGGCCGGGAATGAATGAACACTCATATTCGGAACAGGAGTTAACAAGAGCCAAACTTCCAGCTAAAGTTCCCGTTCTAGAGAATATTGATTTTCTTGGCGTAAATGGAGTCGATATTCGTGGAACGGATCAGTACGAAGCGAAAGGTTATGAGGACGAATATTTCTGGTTTGGTACCGATGAGTTCGGTCGAGACCAGTGGACGCGTGTATGGCAGGGAACGCGTATTTCCCTCTTTATCGCAGCAGCAGCAGCGTTTATCGATTTTGTGATCGGTGTCGCTTACGGTGGAATTTCCGCCTATTACGGTGGACGAGTGGATAATTATCTCCAGCGTATTATTGAAGTGCTAGTTGGTATTCCAAACTTAATTTTGATTATTCTCTTTATCTTAATATTTGAGCCTGGAATATTCTCGATCATTTTGGCCTTATCAGTCACCGGCTGGATAGGGATGTCGCGGATAGTTCGAGGACAAGTCTTAAAACTTAAAACACAAGAGTTCGTTTTGGCATCCCGTACGCTAGGAGCTACAAGTGGACGAGTAATTGGGAAGCACTTAATTCCCAACGTACTCGGACAAATCATTATTACAACGATGTTTACTATTCCAAATGCGATCTTTTTTGAAGCATTTTTAAGCTTTATTGGTCTTGGACTTCGACCGCCAGAAGCTTCACTTGGATCCATTATTAACAACGGATTTAAGAGTCTACAAATTTATCCGCATCTTGTGCTATGGCCATCTATTATCATTTCATTGATTATGATTGCCTTTAACCTTCTTGGTGACGGCCTTCGAGATGCATTTGATCCAAAGCTACGTAAATAG
- a CDS encoding peptide ABC transporter substrate-binding protein, whose product MKKSRWTLVLSLVLVLSVFLSACGGGSNNGGNSGGEGDGEGGSAEQVLNLVETAEIPSMDTTQATDNTSFKAMNQVFEGLYRLDENNEPTLGMAADEPEEEEKDGETVYTFTIRDDAKWSDGSDVVAGDFIYAWHKALNPDTISPYASMFGTAGIKNGNAIITEGDPLYGKVEELGAKAVDEKTLEITVENQVPYFKSLLTFATFYPQPEGYAEEQGDNFALEADTMLYNGPFVFSEWNHGEGWTFEKNPEYWDAETVSLEKVTTKVVQDTATTVNLYETGKIDRAGLSADFVDQFKDNEEFSTLVDPTMYFMRLNQETEALANKDIRKALYLAYDREGLVNVLLNNGSIAAKYFVPKDFVKGPEGDDFREFAPDGFYADQGEEEAKKAWEAGLEALGTDSVELEFLTTDNELAAKIAEYAKDQFETKLDGLTLTINKQPWKQFLELEDSGDFDISTGGWGPDYPDPMTFLYMFETDGAYNRMGYSSEKYDELVSGAKKETDEAKRWKMMQDAEKVLMEEDIAIVPTYQKGNAILQKDYVKNFYVHSFGADSSYKWIKIEK is encoded by the coding sequence ATGAAGAAATCAAGATGGACGCTTGTCCTATCTCTTGTGCTTGTATTGAGCGTATTCCTGTCGGCTTGCGGCGGCGGCTCAAACAACGGGGGGAACAGTGGCGGAGAAGGCGACGGAGAAGGCGGTTCTGCTGAACAAGTACTTAACTTAGTAGAAACAGCTGAAATTCCTTCAATGGATACAACTCAAGCTACTGATAACACATCTTTTAAAGCAATGAACCAGGTTTTCGAAGGACTTTATCGTCTTGACGAAAATAACGAGCCTACACTTGGTATGGCTGCTGATGAACCAGAAGAAGAAGAAAAAGACGGTGAAACTGTTTACACATTCACAATTCGCGATGACGCTAAATGGTCTGACGGATCTGATGTCGTAGCAGGAGATTTCATCTATGCTTGGCATAAAGCACTAAACCCAGATACAATTTCTCCTTACGCTTCTATGTTTGGAACTGCAGGAATCAAGAACGGTAATGCAATCATTACTGAAGGCGATCCTCTTTACGGTAAAGTAGAAGAGCTTGGAGCTAAAGCAGTAGACGAGAAAACACTTGAAATTACTGTAGAAAATCAAGTTCCTTATTTCAAGTCATTGCTAACTTTCGCAACTTTCTATCCACAACCAGAAGGTTATGCTGAAGAGCAAGGCGATAATTTTGCACTAGAAGCTGACACGATGCTTTACAACGGACCATTCGTATTCTCTGAGTGGAATCACGGTGAAGGCTGGACTTTCGAGAAAAACCCTGAGTATTGGGATGCTGAAACTGTAAGCCTTGAAAAAGTTACGACAAAAGTTGTACAAGATACTGCGACAACAGTTAACCTATACGAAACAGGCAAGATTGACCGTGCAGGTCTATCAGCTGACTTCGTCGATCAGTTCAAGGACAACGAAGAGTTCTCAACTCTTGTCGATCCTACAATGTACTTCATGCGTCTAAATCAGGAAACTGAAGCACTAGCGAACAAAGATATCCGTAAAGCACTTTACCTTGCATATGACCGCGAAGGACTTGTAAATGTTCTTCTTAACAACGGATCAATTGCAGCTAAATATTTCGTACCAAAAGACTTTGTAAAAGGCCCAGAAGGTGATGACTTCCGCGAATTCGCTCCAGACGGTTTCTATGCTGATCAGGGTGAAGAAGAAGCGAAAAAAGCTTGGGAAGCTGGACTTGAAGCACTAGGTACAGATTCTGTTGAACTTGAATTCCTAACAACTGATAACGAGCTTGCTGCGAAAATTGCAGAATATGCAAAAGATCAGTTTGAAACAAAGCTTGACGGCCTTACACTTACAATCAACAAGCAGCCTTGGAAACAGTTCCTTGAGCTTGAAGATTCAGGCGACTTTGATATCTCAACTGGTGGTTGGGGACCTGACTATCCAGATCCAATGACGTTCCTTTATATGTTTGAAACAGACGGCGCATACAACCGCATGGGTTACTCAAGCGAGAAGTATGACGAGTTAGTTTCAGGAGCTAAGAAAGAAACAGATGAAGCGAAGCGTTGGAAAATGATGCAAGATGCTGAGAAAGTTCTAATGGAAGAGGACATTGCAATCGTTCCTACTTACCAAAAAGGTAACGCAATCCTTCAAAAAGATTACGTTAAGAACTTCTATGTTCACTCCTTTGGTGCTGACTCATCTTACAAATGGATCAAGATTGAAAAATAA
- the opp3b gene encoding oligopeptide ABC transporter permease, with protein MGRYIGGRIISMLITFLIIASLTFFLMKLLPGTPFNNQDKLTETQIVQLNDKYGLNDPVPVQYFNYMKNLLSGDLGVSFQQDGREVSTIIGERIGPSAYLGLQSLVVGTIIGLFLGIIAALKHNSFLDYGTMVIAVLGISIPNFVIAGLMQYWFGVKWQLLPVAYWDGFAYTIMPTVAIASIVVATIARFMRTEMLEVLGQDYIITAKAKGLSSTAVVIRHTIRNASIPIITIMGPLVVGLMTGTLVIEQIFVIPGLGEKFVNSILTNDFPIIMGTTLFFSLLFILVILLVDIMYGIIDPRIRLAGGKS; from the coding sequence GTGGGACGTTATATTGGCGGAAGAATCATCTCAATGTTGATTACCTTCCTAATTATTGCTTCGCTAACATTTTTTCTAATGAAGCTTCTCCCTGGTACACCGTTTAATAACCAGGATAAGCTAACAGAAACACAAATTGTTCAATTGAACGATAAATACGGTTTGAACGATCCAGTTCCCGTACAGTACTTCAATTATATGAAGAACTTATTATCTGGTGACCTCGGTGTTTCCTTCCAGCAGGATGGCCGTGAAGTATCAACAATTATCGGTGAGCGTATTGGACCATCTGCTTACCTTGGATTACAGTCCTTAGTAGTTGGAACGATTATTGGTCTTTTCCTTGGAATCATTGCAGCATTAAAACACAATTCATTCCTTGATTATGGAACAATGGTGATTGCCGTTCTAGGTATTTCCATTCCAAACTTCGTTATCGCTGGCCTTATGCAATACTGGTTTGGGGTAAAGTGGCAGCTTTTACCAGTAGCTTACTGGGATGGCTTCGCCTATACGATCATGCCAACAGTTGCAATAGCTTCGATTGTTGTCGCAACTATAGCTCGTTTTATGAGAACGGAAATGTTAGAAGTTCTTGGACAGGACTATATTATAACAGCGAAGGCAAAAGGCTTAAGTAGCACAGCGGTTGTTATTAGACATACAATCCGTAATGCTTCTATACCTATCATTACCATTATGGGACCACTGGTTGTAGGTCTAATGACAGGTACTCTTGTAATTGAGCAAATTTTTGTTATTCCAGGACTTGGTGAAAAATTCGTTAACTCGATTTTAACAAACGATTTCCCAATTATTATGGGTACAACGCTTTTCTTCAGTCTACTATTCATTCTTGTTATCTTATTGGTAGACATTATGTACGGCATTATTGATCCTCGAATTCGTCTAGCGGGAGGTAAGAGTTAA
- a CDS encoding ABC transporter ATP-binding protein has translation MEKILEVNNLHVSFDTFAGEVQAVRGVNFHLNKGETLAIVGESGSGKSVTSKAVMRLIPNPPGRIKEGEIKFGDRDLAQLSEKEMQKLRGSEISMIFQDPMTSLNPTMTIGKQIMEGLVKHQNMSKSEAKERAIELLKLVGIPNAEGRVNEFPHQFSGGMRQRVVIAIALACNPRVLIADEPTTALDVTIQAQILELLNDLQEKMGTSIIFITHDLGVVANIADRVAVMYAGKIVETGTVDEIFYNPQHPYTWGLLGSMPSLDSTDEELIAIPGSPPDLLDPPKGDAFAPRNPYAMKIDTEMEPPLFKISDTHYAATWLLHEKAPKVEPPAAIKKRMQGMAPSEPIIGAKDGGKNV, from the coding sequence ATGGAAAAGATTCTAGAAGTGAACAATTTGCACGTCTCCTTTGATACGTTTGCTGGAGAGGTACAGGCAGTTCGTGGAGTAAACTTCCATTTAAATAAAGGTGAAACATTAGCAATTGTAGGAGAGTCAGGATCAGGTAAATCCGTTACATCCAAAGCGGTTATGCGTTTGATTCCAAACCCTCCTGGACGTATTAAAGAAGGTGAGATCAAGTTCGGCGATCGTGACCTTGCTCAGCTGTCCGAAAAGGAAATGCAAAAACTTCGCGGATCTGAAATCTCAATGATTTTCCAGGATCCAATGACATCATTAAACCCAACCATGACGATTGGAAAACAAATCATGGAAGGGTTAGTCAAGCACCAAAACATGAGTAAGTCTGAAGCGAAAGAACGTGCGATCGAGCTTTTGAAACTTGTTGGTATTCCAAATGCAGAGGGAAGAGTGAATGAATTTCCTCACCAATTCTCTGGTGGTATGAGACAGCGTGTTGTTATCGCGATTGCCCTTGCGTGTAATCCACGTGTTCTTATTGCGGATGAGCCAACAACAGCACTAGATGTAACGATTCAAGCGCAAATTCTTGAACTATTAAATGATCTTCAAGAAAAAATGGGTACGTCGATTATCTTTATTACGCACGACCTTGGTGTTGTAGCAAATATTGCAGATCGTGTAGCTGTTATGTATGCAGGTAAAATCGTTGAAACTGGAACTGTTGATGAAATCTTCTACAACCCTCAGCATCCTTACACTTGGGGACTTCTTGGTTCGATGCCAAGTCTTGATTCAACGGATGAAGAGCTAATTGCGATTCCAGGTTCACCTCCAGATCTTCTTGATCCGCCTAAAGGTGACGCTTTTGCACCGCGTAACCCTTATGCGATGAAGATTGACACGGAGATGGAACCTCCTTTATTCAAGATTTCAGATACGCACTATGCCGCTACATGGCTATTGCACGAAAAGGCACCTAAAGTAGAACCGCCTGCAGCGATTAAGAAGCGGATGCAGGGAATGGCTCCAAGCGAGCCGATCATTGGCGCGAAAGATGGTGGGAAGAATGTCTAG
- a CDS encoding ATP-binding cassette domain-containing protein, which yields MSSQEKLLEIKNLKQHFKVGKSTVKAVDGLTFDIYKGETFGLVGESGCGKSTTGRTIIRLYDATDGEVRFNGEDVHGKKSAKELKKFNQKMQMIFQDPYASLNPRMTVSDIIAEGIDIHGLATSKKARMDKVVELLETVGLNKEHANRYPHEFSGGQRQRIGIARALAVDPEFIIADEPISALDVSIQAQVVNLMKKLQREKGLTYLFIAHDLSMVKYISDRIGVMYRGQIVELAESEELYRNPLHPYTQSLLSAIPLPDPEYERSRKRKIYDPEKHLPKNGEERVLREVMEGHWIACTEEEYQKYQVTV from the coding sequence ATGTCTAGTCAAGAGAAACTATTAGAAATCAAAAACTTGAAGCAGCATTTTAAAGTAGGTAAAAGCACTGTAAAAGCTGTTGATGGTTTAACATTTGATATTTATAAAGGTGAGACGTTCGGTCTTGTAGGTGAGTCTGGTTGTGGGAAATCGACAACTGGACGTACGATCATTCGCCTTTACGATGCAACAGATGGTGAAGTTCGTTTTAATGGTGAAGATGTTCATGGAAAGAAGTCTGCGAAAGAGCTTAAGAAATTTAATCAAAAAATGCAGATGATTTTCCAGGATCCTTATGCTTCATTAAATCCGAGAATGACCGTTTCTGATATTATTGCTGAAGGCATTGATATCCACGGTCTTGCAACGTCTAAGAAAGCTCGTATGGACAAAGTGGTTGAGCTTCTTGAAACAGTAGGGTTGAACAAAGAGCATGCGAACCGTTACCCCCACGAATTTAGTGGTGGACAAAGACAGCGTATCGGAATCGCTCGCGCCCTTGCTGTAGATCCGGAGTTTATTATTGCGGACGAGCCAATTTCTGCACTAGATGTTTCGATTCAAGCACAGGTCGTTAACTTGATGAAGAAGCTACAGCGTGAAAAAGGCTTAACGTATTTGTTTATTGCGCATGACCTTTCGATGGTGAAATACATCAGTGACCGTATTGGTGTGATGTATCGTGGTCAAATTGTAGAGCTTGCTGAAAGTGAAGAGCTTTACCGTAACCCGCTGCATCCTTATACACAGTCGCTACTATCTGCGATTCCACTACCGGATCCAGAATATGAGCGTTCAAGAAAGCGTAAAATCTATGATCCTGAAAAGCATCTTCCTAAAAATGGGGAAGAACGTGTCCTTCGTGAAGTGATGGAAGGCCATTGGATTGCTTGTACAGAAGAAGAGTACCAAAAGTACCAAGTAACGGTTTAA